A stretch of Lactuca sativa cultivar Salinas chromosome 6, Lsat_Salinas_v11, whole genome shotgun sequence DNA encodes these proteins:
- the LOC111893933 gene encoding CBL-interacting serine/threonine-protein kinase 25 — MEEEKHMLLGGKYEKGKLIGTGTFAKVYHGREVSTGESVAIKVINKDQVRDQGMVEQIQTEISATRLVRHPNIVELREVFATKSKIYYVMEYVSGGELFAKVSGGGRLKEDVARKYFQQLISAVDFCHSRGVSHRDIKPENLLLNGNDDLKITDFGFSALPEQKRYDGLLHTQCGTPAYVAPEVLRKKGYDGAKADIWSCGVVLYVLLAGFLPFHDENLMNLYRKIFKAEYEFPPWFSPETRKLISKLLMADPERRISIEGINRVPWYRRGISRNSSFRSKRERVSSPDPTPGLKKSISSPSFFNAFELISSMSSGFDLSTLFESKEKKKVASMFTSKFSAAAIVERIEAAARGMRFIVETEDDFKVRIDGTEEGRKGPLAVTAEVFEMAAEMTVVEFTKDSGDTLEYERFCEEGIRPALKDIVWTWQGDVGSSNGAGEVTVNSG; from the coding sequence ATGGAGGAAGAAAAGCATATGCTATTGGGTGGGAAGTACGAGAAGGGGAAGCTCATCGGAACAGGCACCTTCGCCAAGGTTTACCATGGCCGGGAGGTCTCCACCGGTGAAAGTGTCGCCATTAAAGTCATCAACAAGGATCAAGTTCGAGACCAGGGCATGGTTGAGCAGATCCAAACGGAGATCTCCGCCACTCGCCTTGTTCGACATCCCAATATCGTTGAGCTTCGTGAAGTTTTCGCTACTAAATCTAAGATCTATTATGTTATGGAGTATGTCTCCGGTGGTGAACTCTTCGCGAAAGTCTCCGGTGGTGGACGGCTAAAGGAGGATGTCGCTCGTAAGTATTTTCAGCAGCTGATTAGCGCCGTTGATTTTTGCCATAGCCGTGGTGTCTCCCACCGTGATATCAAGCCGGAGAATCTACTTCTCAACGGAAATGATGACTTGAAAATCACGGATTTCGGATTCTCTGCTCTGCCGGAGCAGAAACGTTACGATGGACTTCTACATACACAGTGTGGGACTCCTGCTTACGTTGCACCGGAGGTGTTAAGGAAGAAGGGGTATGATGGTGCGAAAGCTGATATATGGTCATGCGGCGTCGTTTTGTATGTGTTGTTAGCTGGATTCCTCCCGTTTCACGATGAGAATCTAATGAATCTGTATCGGAAAATCTTCAAGGCGGAGTACGAGTTTCCGCCGTGGTTCTCCCCGGAAACTCGGAAACTGATCTCGAAACTTCTGATGGCGGATCCAGAGCGGCGGATCTCGATTGAAGGAATAAATCGTGTGCCGTGGTACCGGCGGGGTATTTCCCGGAACAGCTCGTTTCGATCAAAGCGAGAAAGAGTTTCATCTCCAGATCCGACACCTGGATTGAAAAAATCAATATCATCGCCTTCGTTTTTCAACGCTTTTGAGCTGATTTCATCTATGTCGTCTGGATTTGACTTATCTACTTTGTTCGAgagcaaggagaagaagaaggtggcGTCAATGTTCACGTCGAAATTTTCAGCGGCGGCGATCGTGGAGAGGATAGAAGCGGCGGCGCGGGGGATGAGGTTTATCGTTGAGACGGAGGATGATTTCAAGGTGAGGATAGATGGAACGGAGGAGGGACGGAAAGGACCGTTGGCAGTGACGGCGGAGGTGTTTGAGATGGCGGCGGAGATGACGGTGGTTGAGTTTACGAAGGATTCCGGCGATACTCTGGAGTACGAGAGGTTCTGTGAGGAAGGCATTAGACCGGCGTTGAAGGATATCGTGTGGACGTGGCAAGGCGACGTCGGAAGTTCTAACGGCGCCGGTGAAGTTACAGTTAACTCCGGTTAA